The genomic interval CTCAGGAACAAAAAGAAATACCGTTATCGGGCGCTGAAAAACCTTACGTCCTGATAATAGACGACAATGCCACAAACCGCATGATATTACGTGATATGCTGCACGGATGGGATATTCCCGTCGCCGAAGCAGAAGGCGGAGAAAATGGTATAAACGAACTCAAACGGGCAAGGAACGCCGGAACACCTTACAACCTCCTTCTCCTTGATTGTCGCATGCCCGGCATGGACGGGTTTCAGATTGCGCGTTCCGTCAAGAACGATCCGGAGCTTGCCGGTCTGATTATTATGATGTTCACCTCTGACAATAAAAGCGGGGATGTGGCAAGGGCAAAAGAATTAGGAATAACCACATATCTGGTGAAACCCATCAAAAGACATGACCTTCTCACCAGCATTAACGCCGTCATAGACCCACAAAAGACCATACCGTTTACCGGGCCGGCATCTCGCACCGTTATTCAAATACCTGAAAGCGTTCCCACCCGGCAGCTCTTGCTGGTTGAAGATTACTATCACAACCGGGTACTGATACAAGCCTATCTTAATAAAACAAACTTTAAAGTGGACGTGGTGGAAAATGGACTTGAATGTCTGGAAAAATTTAAAAACGAAAAGTACGATCTTGTATTAATGGATATACAAATGCCCGTAATGGATGGTTATACCGCAACAAGGGAAATAAGAAGATACGAAATGGAACTCGGGCTGAAAGCAACGCCTGTTATTGCATTAACAGCTCATGCATTTAAAGGAGATGAACAAAAAAGCATCGACGCCGGGTGCAATTGCCACCTGATTAAGCCAATAAAAAAACAAACGCTTATCGACGCCATACATAAATATGTCCCTTTGCATGCAAATTACACACCGGCGACAGACGGAGAAAAAGCGGCATTTTCAGCAGGTAAGGTTACGAATGAAATTACTGTTGAAAATAAATTATTTGTTTCAATTAATCCGATATTTAAAAATGTTACTCCTGAATTTATTGAAGACGTACGAAGCGATATAATGACGATGACTGCCGCATTACAGAACACAGACTACAAAACAATCGAAACACTGGCGCACCGGTTAAAAGGGGCAAGCGGAGGCTATGGTTTTGACGAACTTACCGACATGGGGAAATTCCTTGAAATAAGCGCTAAAAACAGACACGTAGCAGAAATGCAGAAATGGATTCACGCAATGTCACAGTACATTGAACAAGTGGAGATTGTCTATGAATAACACGATACCGGGAACATTTTAATTTTTTGGGAAAAAAATTACCTATAGGGGCTATGATTTGTAATAGCAAGGCATGCCTTGCCGTTACAAGAAAAATGTTTTATTCCTGATTAATACGAGAAAAGGCCTTGTTTCACTCTTATAATTCCGATACCATAAAAATCCGGTTACGGTATAATAATGTTTTTTAAACATATATAATGACTATTTGAAGGTCAGTTTGAACAGTTTTAAATTTGGGGGAAAATTATGAAAGACGAAGAACTCTTAAAACGCATTACCTTCGATTCTTTAATTTTCAACGGAAAGCCAATTATTCGCGGAATGCGGATAGCTGTTGAACATATACTTGGAATGCTTGCCAGCGGTTCAACAATTGAAGAACTATTAGAAGGCTATCCCTTTTTGGAAAAAGAAGATATCCAGGCATGTTTGATCTATGCATATCGAATGGTTGCTCATGATAGGATTGAACCAGCCCTGGTAAAGAATTGACCATGCAATTTTTACTTGACAGTTGTATTTCAAGTTTTGCGGTAAGAGATCTAAGAAGCGCAAATTATAATGCTTTATGGATACCTGAGGGTGGTGAGGATCCTGGAGACGAAGTGATTATGAGGAGGGCGCTTGATGAAAACCTGATACTGGTTACAGCAGATAAGGATTTTGGAGAACTTATTTTTATCTATAATAAACCTCACCCGGCAATAATAAGATTGGTAGATATTCCCGCCAAAGACCAGGGGAAAATACTACTGCGATTAATAGAAAAGCATAAAGACATTCTTGAAAAAAAAGTAATAATTACAGTTGACAGATATCGTGTTCGCATACGTATAAACGAATGACCCATTGTTAAGAAACAAGTATAAATTGTCTATGAATAACCCGATACTCGTCGTTGACGACTCCAAACACGTACAAAGACAGATAGAAATATTTTTAATACCGGAAGGATTTTCACGATTATTTTTTGTCAATTCCGCTCAGGAAGCATTTCATTTATTGGGTTTGGATGATGAAAACTCAAAAAATAGAAAATGTGAAATTGATTTAATCCTTATGGATATTAACATGCCAGGTACAAACGGAGTGGAAGCCTGCCTGAAAATAAATGCAACAAGGCATTTAAAAAATATTCCAATCATAGTGATAACGGCGGAGGATACGGATGAAGGATTAAAACAGGCATTTGGCGCCGGTGCGATAGACTATATAAAAAAACCTTTAAATCCGGTCGAATTAATCGCACGGGTGAGTTCTGTACTTAAATTAAAAAAAGAAATGGATGAGCGCGAAAACAGAGAGAAAGAACTGCTTACGCTTGCGCAGGTGCTGGAAAAAACAAACCAGGAATTACAACAGGCAAATGAAAAGCTTCATCAGCTCTCGCGGACCGATAGTCTGACAGGACTCGCTAACAGGCGCTTTTTCGACGAAATGCTGCACAATGAATGGAAACAATCCGTCAGATTGGCAAAACCGCTATCCCTATTGATGATTGATATTGATTTCTTCAAAAACTATAACGATACCTACGGCCATCAGAAAGGTGATGAATGCCTTAAACGAGTATCAATGGCCATCCTCAGCGCCCTGAAAAGAGAGTGCGACATAATTGCACGTTACGGCGGAGAGGAGTTTGTCGCCCTGCTTTCTGATACAGATGAAAGCGGTGCCGTTATGGTTGCAAAGGCAATGCAATCGAATATTGAGGCGATGAACATACCCCACAAAGATTCCAATGCCAGCGGCAGAATCACCGTAAGCATTGGCATTTCAAACGAGGTTCCAAGCGCCGCCTCGTCTCCCGAAAAGTTAATTTCCAAAGCAGACAAAGCGCTTTATCTTGCAAAATACGAAGGACGCAATCTTATTAAATGGTAGATTATTATGAATTTTGAACTAAACGCAATAGTCATGCCCAACGGCACTTTACAGTTGGAGTGGAATGAAGTAAAGGAAAGGATAGACAAAAATCAACAACTGCTGCAAAATGAGATACACAGCCGTTTTAAAACCGATTTTAAATCCTTCCTTTTATTCCTTAGCTTTTCAGACCAATCCATCCCGCTCTCACCATCCCTTGATTACTGGCGATATTTCACTTCTGAATTTTCAAATAAGCTGCGCCATATACCCGATCTTGAAACTATCAGAAACAACATAGCCATTCCATTAGGGAAAGAAGATATTGCTGAGATGCTGATTCGTGCCCCACTCATGACGGGTTTCGAGTACCTTAACGCCGAACTTCTTAAACTGCTTTGGCATATGCTCAATGCGCAATTTCAATACGAAATCAGTATTTACCGGGGAACGGTAGAGGATTTCATCCATACCTA from Candidatus Kuenenia stuttgartiensis carries:
- a CDS encoding DUF433 domain-containing protein, with the protein product MKDEELLKRITFDSLIFNGKPIIRGMRIAVEHILGMLASGSTIEELLEGYPFLEKEDIQACLIYAYRMVAHDRIEPALVKN
- a CDS encoding DUF5615 family PIN-like protein gives rise to the protein MQFLLDSCISSFAVRDLRSANYNALWIPEGGEDPGDEVIMRRALDENLILVTADKDFGELIFIYNKPHPAIIRLVDIPAKDQGKILLRLIEKHKDILEKKVIITVDRYRVRIRINE
- a CDS encoding GGDEF domain-containing response regulator; the protein is MNNPILVVDDSKHVQRQIEIFLIPEGFSRLFFVNSAQEAFHLLGLDDENSKNRKCEIDLILMDINMPGTNGVEACLKINATRHLKNIPIIVITAEDTDEGLKQAFGAGAIDYIKKPLNPVELIARVSSVLKLKKEMDERENREKELLTLAQVLEKTNQELQQANEKLHQLSRTDSLTGLANRRFFDEMLHNEWKQSVRLAKPLSLLMIDIDFFKNYNDTYGHQKGDECLKRVSMAILSALKRECDIIARYGGEEFVALLSDTDESGAVMVAKAMQSNIEAMNIPHKDSNASGRITVSIGISNEVPSAASSPEKLISKADKALYLAKYEGRNLIKW